In Promicromonospora sp. Populi, one genomic interval encodes:
- the thiO gene encoding glycine oxidase ThiO, with protein sequence MTSHACDVLVVGGGIIGLTAAWRALAAGATVTVLDPAPGDGATRAAAGMLAPVMEAGFGQSGLTRLGTESLALWPRFARSLEQAAGLPPGAIGLDRTGTLALAYDGDDLAELRRMLALHREWGLGSVEISPDDARLREPAVGPRVAGAAWVPGDHQADPRAVHAALSAVVDAAPAARLVRRAATALTWVDGAVVGVSDDAGERHAAGTVVLAAGFSSGELFPGAPTRAVPGTTLRLDVGPELTSGLVVRGTVQGRPVYVVPRRQRADGRREVVVGATSDERDDDRLTRYADVFTLLRDARALLPALDDAVFVEATTRSRPGTPDNAPLLGWAADGLLLATGHHRNGVLLAPLTAAVVDHLLGGAPGAAVPGAALEAAVLLADPHRFARTTQGVAR encoded by the coding sequence TTGACCAGCCATGCCTGCGACGTGCTCGTAGTCGGCGGGGGAATCATCGGCCTGACGGCGGCCTGGCGCGCGCTCGCGGCCGGCGCCACCGTCACCGTGCTGGACCCCGCGCCCGGCGACGGCGCCACACGCGCCGCGGCGGGCATGCTCGCCCCAGTCATGGAGGCGGGCTTCGGGCAGAGCGGCCTGACCCGGCTCGGGACCGAGTCGCTCGCGCTGTGGCCGCGGTTCGCCCGGTCGCTCGAACAGGCGGCGGGCCTGCCGCCCGGCGCGATCGGCCTCGACCGCACGGGCACGCTTGCCCTCGCCTACGACGGCGACGACCTGGCCGAGCTGCGCCGGATGCTCGCCCTGCACCGGGAGTGGGGCCTGGGCTCGGTGGAGATCTCGCCCGACGACGCTCGCTTACGCGAGCCCGCCGTCGGCCCGCGCGTGGCGGGCGCCGCCTGGGTGCCCGGGGACCATCAGGCCGACCCGCGGGCAGTCCACGCCGCGTTGTCCGCGGTGGTCGACGCCGCACCCGCCGCGCGGCTGGTGCGCCGGGCCGCAACCGCGCTGACCTGGGTGGACGGCGCCGTCGTCGGAGTTTCGGACGACGCGGGGGAGCGGCACGCGGCCGGGACCGTCGTCCTGGCCGCCGGGTTCAGCAGCGGCGAGCTGTTCCCTGGTGCGCCCACCCGGGCGGTGCCCGGCACAACCCTGCGTCTGGACGTCGGCCCAGAGCTGACCTCCGGGCTTGTGGTGCGCGGCACCGTGCAGGGCCGCCCCGTCTACGTGGTGCCGAGGCGGCAACGGGCCGACGGGCGGCGCGAGGTAGTGGTGGGCGCGACCTCCGACGAGCGCGACGACGACCGCCTGACCCGGTACGCCGACGTCTTCACGCTGCTGCGCGACGCCCGCGCCCTGCTGCCCGCCCTCGACGACGCGGTATTCGTCGAGGCCACCACCCGGTCCCGGCCCGGCACCCCCGACAACGCGCCGCTGCTCGGCTGGGCTGCCGACGGCCTGCTGCTGGCCACCGGCCACCACCGCAACGGTGTGCTGCTCGCCCCGCTGACCGCCGCCGTCGTCGACCACCTGCTCGGTGGGGCGCCGGGCGCGGCCGTGCCAGGCGCGGCCCTCGAAGCCGCCGTCCTGCTTGCTGACCCGCACCGATTCGCCCGCACCACCCAGGGAGTCGCCAGATGA
- a CDS encoding histidine kinase, with translation MSGSRDAPGRSRRAAARERLVDTVLVLAAGGLWLITVGMQLDEPGPVPGWVPYVDWFPGVLGCIALWWRRRFPMVLGVVLAAASSFSEAISGAAIIGLFTVAVHRSTRATAAVCAVSLAALTTYQLLWPITGAPPLTVFIIIGLGHIAVVAWGLSVRNRRALVTSLRERAVAAEVEAQLRAETSQHEAREALAREMHDVLGHRLSLLSVHAGALAYSRAAPPEDMARAAEVVRENAHRALQDLREVIGVLRAPVGELPLPAVEDVLELIDEARQAGTSVELRDEAGVTTGVRSLPETQGRTVYRLVQEGLTNVRKHAPGTPVVVRIAGRSGDHVLAEVVNGSPAGPPSYPEQPDGSGAGLRGLGERARLVAGQLDHGPTESGGWRVRLRLPWPS, from the coding sequence ATGAGCGGATCGAGGGATGCCCCGGGGCGGTCGCGCCGGGCGGCGGCGCGGGAGCGGCTGGTCGACACCGTCCTGGTCCTGGCCGCCGGCGGGCTGTGGCTGATCACGGTGGGCATGCAGCTCGACGAGCCGGGGCCGGTGCCCGGCTGGGTCCCGTACGTCGACTGGTTCCCGGGGGTGCTCGGCTGCATTGCGCTGTGGTGGCGGCGCCGGTTCCCCATGGTGCTCGGCGTCGTCCTGGCCGCGGCGAGCTCTTTCTCGGAGGCGATCTCCGGTGCGGCGATCATCGGGCTGTTCACTGTGGCCGTTCATCGCTCGACCCGGGCCACGGCGGCGGTGTGCGCTGTCAGCTTGGCGGCGCTCACCACGTATCAGCTGCTCTGGCCCATCACGGGCGCCCCACCGCTCACGGTGTTCATCATCATCGGCCTGGGGCACATCGCCGTCGTGGCGTGGGGGCTGTCGGTGCGCAACCGCCGGGCGCTGGTCACGTCCTTGCGGGAGCGGGCCGTCGCGGCCGAGGTCGAGGCGCAGCTGCGGGCCGAAACCTCCCAGCACGAGGCGCGCGAGGCCCTCGCGCGCGAGATGCACGACGTGCTTGGTCACCGGCTCTCGCTGCTCAGTGTCCACGCGGGCGCCCTCGCCTACTCCCGCGCCGCGCCGCCCGAGGACATGGCGCGGGCGGCCGAGGTGGTCCGGGAGAACGCGCACCGCGCCCTGCAGGATCTCCGCGAGGTGATCGGGGTACTCCGGGCTCCCGTGGGCGAGCTGCCGCTGCCGGCCGTCGAGGACGTCCTGGAGCTGATCGACGAGGCCCGCCAGGCCGGGACGTCGGTCGAGCTGCGCGACGAGGCGGGGGTGACGACCGGCGTCCGCTCCCTCCCGGAGACGCAGGGCCGCACCGTCTACCGCCTCGTGCAGGAGGGCCTGACCAACGTGCGCAAGCACGCACCGGGCACACCGGTAGTGGTGCGGATCGCGGGGCGGTCCGGCGACCACGTGCTCGCCGAGGTGGTCAACGGCTCGCCGGCGGGTCCGCCGTCCTACCCCGAACAGCCCGACGGTTCCGGAGCCGGGCTGCGCGGGCTGGGGGAGCGCGCCCGGCTTGTCGCCGGGCAGCTCGACCACGGCCCGACGGAGTCGGGCGGCTGGCGGGTCCGCTTGCGCCTACCCTGGCCGTCGTGA
- a CDS encoding alpha/beta hydrolase has protein sequence MPRSPRQTGLPATSLRIAAVLTAAALALSGCAVGTSAALAASPDHRPPTPVVPAPTPDPIDWTECGPGLDCATVEVPLEYTEPNGEQIFLGVTRHRATDPENRIGSLFINPGGPGVAATEMVASINPDSPTSPFSPDVVARFDVVGMDPRGVGESGAVRCLTDEQRAEQAAEDRDPTVPGGKRFGRLLADARTFTEGCLYHQSPEFLASLSTDNVARDLDQVRAALGEEQVTFYGASYGTVVGPMYATLFPERVRQMVIDAPVDTHLWQNDPLQLLDDVAQSNEETLDAWFETCRAEGVEACAFGDGEPEAAFDALIAELEAEPLQVPPTEGLTPGGPLDGAMALEAVRGAAGNRALWPVLTAGLLAAQQGNGTALHFLVSRISVAPFGGPFATLQEPHTAVRCADWPALTNLAEHRAAAKKITARDDRLGSRAAYSALNCALWPAKNEDRFADELTGAGAPPVLVVGGRLDNVSPYHWAQAMTERLENSVLLTREGVAHTSYRTSGPCIDDAVDAALIDGVLPPEGTVCAVPPATTRPPTAPAV, from the coding sequence ATGCCTCGATCACCTCGACAGACCGGCCTGCCAGCCACATCCCTACGGATCGCCGCGGTGCTGACCGCCGCCGCACTGGCCCTGAGCGGCTGCGCCGTCGGCACCAGCGCGGCGCTGGCCGCATCGCCGGACCACCGCCCGCCCACGCCCGTCGTGCCCGCACCCACCCCCGACCCGATCGACTGGACCGAGTGCGGCCCGGGCCTGGACTGCGCCACGGTTGAGGTCCCGCTGGAGTACACCGAGCCCAACGGCGAGCAGATCTTCCTCGGCGTGACCCGCCACCGCGCCACCGACCCGGAGAACCGCATCGGCAGCCTGTTCATCAACCCGGGCGGTCCGGGTGTGGCGGCCACCGAGATGGTCGCGTCCATCAACCCCGACAGCCCTACCAGCCCGTTCTCGCCCGACGTCGTGGCCCGCTTCGACGTCGTCGGCATGGACCCGCGCGGTGTCGGCGAGTCGGGCGCCGTCCGCTGCCTCACCGATGAGCAGCGCGCCGAGCAGGCGGCCGAGGACCGCGACCCGACCGTCCCCGGCGGGAAGCGGTTCGGCAGGCTGCTTGCCGACGCCCGCACGTTCACCGAGGGCTGCCTGTACCACCAGAGCCCCGAGTTCCTGGCGAGCCTGTCCACCGACAACGTGGCCCGCGACCTGGACCAGGTGCGCGCCGCGCTCGGCGAGGAGCAGGTCACCTTCTACGGCGCGTCCTACGGCACGGTGGTCGGCCCCATGTACGCCACGCTGTTCCCGGAGCGGGTGCGCCAGATGGTGATCGACGCCCCCGTCGACACCCACCTGTGGCAGAACGACCCGCTCCAGCTGCTCGACGACGTCGCCCAGTCGAACGAGGAGACTCTCGATGCGTGGTTCGAGACGTGCCGCGCCGAGGGCGTCGAGGCGTGCGCCTTCGGTGACGGCGAGCCGGAGGCCGCCTTCGACGCCCTCATCGCCGAGCTGGAGGCGGAGCCGCTGCAGGTGCCGCCGACGGAGGGCCTCACCCCGGGCGGCCCGCTCGACGGCGCGATGGCGCTCGAGGCCGTGCGAGGGGCCGCCGGCAACCGGGCGCTCTGGCCTGTGCTCACTGCGGGTCTGCTCGCCGCGCAGCAGGGCAACGGCACGGCCTTGCACTTCCTGGTCTCGAGGATCTCGGTAGCACCGTTCGGCGGTCCGTTCGCGACCCTCCAGGAGCCCCACACCGCTGTGCGCTGCGCCGACTGGCCGGCGCTGACCAACCTGGCGGAGCACCGTGCCGCGGCGAAGAAGATCACCGCGCGCGACGATCGGCTGGGCAGCCGGGCCGCCTACAGCGCGCTCAACTGCGCGTTGTGGCCGGCCAAGAACGAGGACCGGTTCGCCGACGAACTCACCGGCGCCGGCGCCCCGCCGGTCCTGGTGGTCGGCGGTCGCCTGGACAACGTGTCCCCGTACCACTGGGCGCAGGCCATGACCGAGCGGCTGGAGAACTCCGTGCTGCTCACCCGTGAGGGTGTCGCCCACACCTCGTACCGCACGAGCGGCCCATGCATCGACGACGCGGTCGACGCCGCACTGATCGACGGCGTGCTCCCGCCGGAGGGCACCGTCTGCGCTGTCCCTCCGGCAACAACCCGCCCGCCGACCGCCCCCGCCGTCTGA
- a CDS encoding response regulator encodes MAPGDRPTITVLLADDDPVVRFGLRMMLSGAPDLRVVAEASDGAEAVELAGRHRPDVVLMDIRMPGTDGLTATETLRSRTPAPQVMVLTTFDADAHVLRALRAGAAGFLLKDTPPDELVIAIRHAAQGRPVLSPEVTRRLINRVAESGQDTRRAAARRRLEALSERERAIAVEIGSGRSNAEIAARQFLGLTTVKTHASAILAKLDLNNRVQVALLVHEAGLDDPERSE; translated from the coding sequence GTGGCGCCCGGCGACCGGCCGACCATCACCGTGCTGCTCGCCGACGACGACCCGGTGGTCCGGTTCGGCCTCAGGATGATGCTGAGCGGCGCCCCCGACCTGCGGGTGGTGGCCGAGGCGAGCGACGGCGCCGAGGCGGTCGAGCTGGCCGGGCGCCATCGTCCGGATGTCGTGCTGATGGACATCCGGATGCCCGGCACCGACGGGCTCACCGCCACCGAGACGCTGCGGAGCCGCACGCCCGCACCGCAGGTCATGGTGCTCACTACGTTTGACGCCGACGCCCACGTGCTGCGCGCCCTGCGAGCCGGGGCTGCCGGGTTCCTGCTCAAGGACACGCCGCCGGACGAGCTTGTCATCGCGATCCGGCACGCGGCCCAGGGCCGCCCCGTGCTCTCGCCAGAGGTGACCCGGCGGCTCATCAACCGGGTCGCGGAGTCTGGGCAGGACACCCGCCGGGCCGCGGCTCGTCGTCGGCTCGAAGCGCTCAGCGAGCGGGAACGGGCGATTGCCGTCGAGATCGGGTCGGGGCGCTCCAACGCCGAGATCGCGGCACGCCAGTTCCTCGGCCTGACCACGGTCAAGACCCATGCGTCGGCGATCCTCGCCAAGCTCGACCTCAACAACCGCGTGCAGGTGGCCCTGCTTGTGCACGAGGCCGGGCTCGACGACCCGGAACGAAGCGAATGA
- a CDS encoding S8 family serine peptidase, with amino-acid sequence MPTRRAPIALVAVGALLATTVSAIPALASTSTPTGIQPAATADVPERAADKITPAVQTRLEAKDSTDFWIRFADQPDLEPAKAIADWDERGQYVYEALTSTAKASQAGVIADLKAAGAEYESYWISNAILVEDGSAELANQVAASREVKQVHERLATQLIEPVERKASTKNAPLATEWGLDAIGAPDVWSMGFTGEGITVSNIDSGVDVEHPALLDHYRGNLGGGELSNDYNWFDASGSCDGAPCDGDAHGTHVMGTMVGDDGAGNQIGVAPDADWIAANGCATCSDDDLLASGQWILAPTRVDGSDPDPAQRPHIVNNSWGQTAPGAIDDFMSEEIAAWEASGIFGAWAAGNAGEFGCQSTSSPGANVGTYASGAFGESGDIADFSSRGPGEDGLTKPNLSAPGVDVRSSVPGGGYEEFSGTSMASPHLAGAVALLWSAAPVLVGDIEATKQLLDETSTNVDDDSCGGTAEDNNVWGEGKLDVRTLIENAPIDGYGFLAGTVTGPDGEPVAGARVTTGERSDTTDAEGAYRLGLEEGSYDLSVSAFGFIDAAAQADVVEDETTTQDFVLEAAPTTTVSGTVTDGSGHGWPLDAKVTVQGAPSSVVAWTDPFTGEYSLELPQSATHTLVATPSVTGYGALTQEVEVGTEPATADVAAPVAPECTAPGYALTGAGAGTEEFESGAVPEGWTVEDLAGTEQVWTFDDRFEYGNMTGGEGLFAEVNSDAYGPDGSQDTTLTAPAYDLSDVDAPLLTFDQAYSSGGDFADVDLSLDGGETWETVLHQTADANGRVLVGLPGAGGQSDVRVRFHYGDAAWSFWWQVDNVSIGECTPVDGGLVAGFVRDLNTGDGVNGATVSAGEEQSTKSLDPENPGVGAGYYSLFSAQVGAQQIGYAAKDYKAKQAKVKVVADAVVRKDVKLAAPLLTVTPSEIKRTVKLGGSKSGSFTVKNEGTAPANVEVAPTSSDFEILGTSGGSSVIKGATGEVTEVSTAPSSGKLGRASSAAQADDGFGRNGKKPGKTVTPSAPPSLLADGTTITHSSSQDVVAVNSAACLAGETKVLRTFTLEDFDIQGEFAVTNVSFGVEIAGADTPVTVNLYELDGDFLYENMTLLGSSEATLEEQELTMVDVPVTGTATGTLVVEVVSPAGFFIGSNAEPETAPSYIASSECNTPEPTPVAELGFPDMHVVMNVTGESTVDVPWLDVQPPSFTLAPGASAKVFVDMDSSRVDQPGTYTAGVVANGSTPYAEPRVDVSLTVTPPANWGKIAGTVTGATCEDETVPLEGAFVVIDGSEYDVTLVTGPDGGYARWMGISNNRLTLLSSATGYPPESKQARIIKGQTVVHNFELNEFCG; translated from the coding sequence ATGCCAACCAGACGAGCACCGATAGCCCTTGTGGCAGTCGGCGCACTCCTGGCCACCACGGTGAGCGCGATACCAGCGCTCGCGAGCACATCAACGCCGACCGGGATACAGCCCGCTGCTACCGCCGACGTACCGGAGCGCGCAGCGGACAAGATCACGCCCGCCGTGCAGACCCGGCTGGAGGCCAAGGATTCCACCGACTTCTGGATCCGGTTCGCCGACCAGCCCGACCTGGAGCCGGCCAAGGCCATCGCCGACTGGGACGAGCGCGGCCAGTATGTCTACGAGGCTCTGACCAGCACCGCCAAGGCGTCCCAGGCCGGAGTGATCGCCGACCTGAAGGCGGCGGGCGCGGAATACGAGTCCTACTGGATCAGCAACGCGATCCTCGTCGAGGACGGCAGCGCGGAGCTGGCGAATCAGGTTGCTGCCAGCCGGGAGGTCAAGCAGGTGCACGAGCGCCTGGCGACCCAGCTCATCGAGCCGGTCGAGCGCAAGGCCTCGACCAAGAACGCGCCGCTCGCCACCGAGTGGGGCCTGGACGCGATCGGCGCGCCCGACGTCTGGAGCATGGGCTTCACGGGTGAGGGCATCACCGTGTCGAACATCGACTCCGGCGTGGACGTCGAGCACCCGGCCCTCCTGGACCACTACCGCGGCAACCTGGGCGGCGGGGAGCTGAGCAACGACTACAACTGGTTCGACGCCTCCGGCAGCTGCGACGGTGCGCCGTGCGACGGTGACGCCCACGGCACCCACGTGATGGGCACCATGGTCGGCGACGACGGCGCGGGCAACCAGATCGGCGTCGCACCCGACGCGGACTGGATCGCGGCCAACGGCTGCGCGACCTGCTCCGACGACGATCTGCTCGCCTCCGGTCAGTGGATCCTCGCGCCGACGCGCGTCGACGGCTCCGACCCGGACCCGGCGCAGCGTCCCCACATCGTGAACAACTCGTGGGGCCAGACGGCGCCCGGGGCGATCGACGACTTCATGTCCGAGGAGATCGCTGCCTGGGAGGCGTCAGGCATCTTCGGCGCGTGGGCGGCGGGCAACGCGGGTGAGTTCGGCTGTCAGTCGACGTCGTCCCCCGGGGCGAACGTCGGGACCTACGCCTCCGGTGCGTTCGGGGAGTCCGGCGACATCGCCGACTTCTCGTCGCGCGGCCCGGGCGAGGACGGCCTGACCAAGCCGAACCTCTCGGCCCCCGGTGTCGATGTGCGGTCCTCCGTGCCCGGCGGCGGGTACGAGGAGTTCAGCGGTACGTCCATGGCCTCCCCGCACCTCGCGGGCGCCGTCGCGCTCCTGTGGAGCGCGGCTCCCGTCCTGGTCGGCGACATCGAGGCCACCAAGCAGCTGCTGGACGAGACCTCGACCAACGTGGACGACGACTCCTGCGGCGGCACCGCCGAGGACAACAACGTGTGGGGCGAGGGCAAGCTCGACGTCCGCACCCTGATCGAGAACGCGCCGATCGACGGTTACGGCTTCCTCGCCGGTACCGTCACGGGCCCGGACGGCGAGCCCGTCGCCGGCGCGCGCGTGACCACCGGCGAGCGCTCCGACACCACCGACGCCGAGGGCGCGTACCGCCTGGGCCTCGAGGAGGGCTCGTACGACCTGAGCGTCTCCGCGTTCGGGTTCATCGACGCCGCGGCCCAGGCCGACGTCGTCGAGGACGAGACCACCACCCAGGACTTCGTCCTGGAGGCCGCGCCGACCACCACCGTGAGCGGCACCGTCACCGACGGTTCCGGCCACGGCTGGCCGCTCGACGCCAAGGTCACCGTGCAGGGCGCACCCAGCAGCGTGGTGGCGTGGACCGACCCGTTCACGGGGGAGTACTCGCTCGAGCTGCCGCAGTCGGCCACGCACACGCTCGTCGCGACGCCGTCAGTGACCGGCTACGGGGCGCTCACGCAGGAGGTCGAGGTCGGCACCGAGCCGGCGACCGCCGACGTCGCCGCTCCGGTGGCACCCGAGTGCACGGCTCCCGGTTACGCCCTGACCGGCGCGGGCGCAGGCACCGAGGAGTTCGAGTCCGGCGCCGTGCCCGAGGGCTGGACCGTCGAGGACCTGGCCGGCACCGAGCAGGTCTGGACCTTCGACGACCGGTTCGAGTACGGCAACATGACCGGTGGCGAGGGCCTGTTCGCCGAGGTGAACAGTGACGCCTACGGCCCTGACGGGTCGCAGGACACCACCCTCACGGCACCGGCCTACGACCTGAGCGACGTCGACGCGCCGCTCCTGACGTTCGATCAGGCGTACTCGTCGGGCGGCGACTTCGCCGACGTCGACCTCAGCCTGGACGGTGGCGAGACCTGGGAGACCGTGCTGCACCAGACCGCCGACGCGAACGGGCGCGTGCTCGTCGGGCTCCCGGGCGCGGGCGGTCAGTCCGACGTGCGGGTCCGGTTCCACTACGGCGACGCCGCGTGGTCCTTCTGGTGGCAGGTCGACAACGTGTCGATCGGGGAGTGCACCCCGGTCGACGGCGGCCTCGTTGCCGGGTTCGTCCGGGACCTCAACACCGGTGACGGCGTGAACGGCGCCACGGTGTCGGCCGGCGAGGAGCAGAGCACCAAGTCCTTGGACCCGGAGAACCCGGGCGTGGGCGCCGGGTACTACTCGCTGTTCTCGGCGCAGGTCGGTGCGCAGCAGATCGGTTATGCGGCCAAGGACTACAAGGCCAAGCAGGCAAAGGTGAAGGTCGTCGCCGACGCCGTCGTCCGAAAGGACGTGAAGCTCGCTGCCCCGCTCCTGACCGTCACTCCGAGCGAGATCAAGCGCACGGTGAAGCTGGGCGGCAGCAAGTCCGGCAGCTTCACCGTGAAGAACGAGGGCACCGCGCCCGCGAACGTCGAGGTGGCTCCGACGTCGTCCGACTTCGAGATCCTCGGGACCTCGGGCGGCAGCAGCGTCATCAAGGGCGCCACGGGCGAGGTGACCGAGGTGAGCACGGCCCCGTCCTCGGGCAAGCTGGGCAGGGCGAGCTCCGCCGCGCAGGCCGACGACGGCTTCGGCCGGAACGGCAAGAAGCCAGGGAAGACGGTGACGCCGTCGGCGCCGCCGTCGCTCCTGGCGGACGGGACCACCATCACCCACTCGTCGTCGCAGGACGTCGTTGCGGTCAACTCGGCGGCCTGCCTGGCCGGCGAGACGAAGGTGCTGCGGACGTTCACGCTGGAGGACTTCGACATCCAGGGTGAGTTCGCCGTGACCAACGTGTCCTTCGGGGTGGAGATCGCCGGGGCGGACACGCCTGTGACGGTCAACCTGTACGAGCTCGACGGGGACTTCCTGTACGAGAACATGACGCTGCTCGGCTCGTCCGAAGCGACCCTGGAGGAGCAGGAGCTCACGATGGTCGACGTGCCGGTCACCGGCACCGCGACCGGCACGCTCGTGGTCGAGGTCGTCAGCCCCGCCGGGTTCTTCATCGGCTCCAACGCCGAGCCGGAGACCGCGCCGTCGTACATCGCCTCGTCGGAGTGCAACACGCCCGAGCCGACTCCCGTCGCGGAGCTCGGCTTCCCGGACATGCACGTGGTGATGAACGTGACCGGTGAGTCCACGGTCGACGTGCCGTGGCTCGACGTCCAGCCGCCGTCCTTCACGCTCGCTCCCGGAGCGTCCGCGAAGGTGTTCGTCGACATGGACAGCAGCCGGGTCGACCAGCCGGGCACGTACACCGCGGGAGTGGTGGCCAACGGCAGCACGCCGTACGCCGAGCCCCGCGTGGACGTGTCGCTGACGGTGACGCCGCCCGCCAACTGGGGCAAGATCGCCGGCACCGTCACTGGGGCCACCTGCGAGGACGAGACCGTGCCGCTGGAGGGCGCGTTCGTGGTCATCGACGGGTCCGAGTACGACGTCACGCTCGTGACCGGGCCGGACGGCGGCTATGCCCGCTGGATGGGGATCTCCAACAACCGGCTGACGCTGCTCAGCTCGGCGACGGGGTACCCGCCGGAGTCGAAGCAGGCACGCATCATCAAGGGTCAGACGGTGGTGCACAACTTCGAGCTGAACGAGTTCTGCGGGTAG
- a CDS encoding nitroreductase/quinone reductase family protein: MDFNQQIIDTFRTNGGEVNEPMQFGKKLVLVHVPRKDGTIRIAPLAAIYDDGAWHIVGSAGGSTKHPAWVFGLRRSEEVDVEVPGEPVELVRAKVEELTGEARDAMWVRFKEFSSGFAGYEKTAEGRVFPIFRLVA, translated from the coding sequence ATGGACTTCAACCAGCAGATCATCGACACCTTCCGCACCAACGGCGGCGAGGTCAACGAGCCCATGCAGTTCGGCAAGAAGCTCGTACTTGTGCACGTACCGAGGAAGGACGGCACCATCCGCATCGCGCCGCTCGCCGCGATCTACGACGACGGCGCCTGGCACATCGTCGGCTCAGCCGGCGGCTCCACCAAGCACCCCGCCTGGGTCTTCGGGCTGCGCCGCTCGGAGGAGGTCGACGTCGAGGTCCCCGGCGAGCCGGTCGAGCTTGTGCGCGCCAAGGTCGAGGAGCTCACCGGGGAGGCGCGCGACGCCATGTGGGTTCGCTTCAAGGAGTTCTCCAGCGGCTTCGCCGGGTACGAGAAGACGGCGGAGGGGCGGGTCTTCCCGATCTTCCGGCTGGTGGCCTGA
- the thiE gene encoding thiamine phosphate synthase yields the protein MDPRTRLADARLYLCTDAREATGDLEPFLHAALDGGVDVVQLRDKTLDAAREVALQAVVERVAAEHGALRAVNDRADIAQLTGAPVVHMGQDDLPPGAVRQLLGDGPVLGRSTHALDEALAADADPRVDYFCVGPLWSTPTKPGRPAVGLDLLRDVAARRPVTPWFAIGGIDTDRLDRVLDAGARRIVVVRAITQADDPRAAAVELRRRVVGSAGA from the coding sequence GTGGATCCACGGACCCGGCTGGCCGACGCCCGCCTCTACCTCTGCACCGACGCCCGCGAGGCCACGGGCGACCTCGAGCCGTTCCTGCACGCGGCGCTCGACGGCGGCGTCGACGTGGTCCAGCTGCGGGACAAGACCCTGGACGCCGCCCGCGAGGTCGCGCTGCAGGCCGTCGTGGAGCGGGTGGCCGCCGAGCACGGTGCGCTGCGGGCGGTCAACGACCGGGCCGACATCGCACAGCTGACCGGGGCGCCCGTGGTGCACATGGGCCAGGACGACCTGCCGCCGGGCGCGGTGCGGCAGCTGCTGGGCGACGGCCCCGTGCTGGGCCGGTCCACGCACGCCCTGGACGAGGCCTTGGCCGCGGATGCCGACCCGCGTGTCGACTACTTCTGCGTGGGCCCGCTGTGGAGCACCCCCACCAAGCCCGGCCGCCCCGCCGTCGGCCTGGACCTCTTGCGCGACGTCGCCGCCCGCCGGCCGGTCACGCCGTGGTTCGCGATCGGCGGGATCGACACCGATCGCCTCGACCGGGTGCTCGACGCCGGGGCGCGGCGCATCGTCGTCGTACGGGCCATCACACAGGCCGACGACCCGCGCGCCGCAGCTGTTGAGCTGCGACGGCGGGTCGTCGGGAGTGCGGGGGCCTGA
- the thiS gene encoding sulfur carrier protein ThiS, which translates to MTTAETTLVNGEPHPLDGPLPVTDLVARLLPGLVVDGAPRGVAVAINDAVLPRSAWASTTVRPGDRVEVVTAVQGG; encoded by the coding sequence ATGACAACCGCCGAAACCACGCTCGTCAACGGCGAGCCCCACCCGCTGGACGGCCCGCTCCCCGTCACCGACCTGGTCGCCCGGCTCCTGCCCGGCCTGGTGGTCGACGGCGCCCCGCGGGGTGTCGCCGTCGCCATCAACGACGCGGTGCTGCCCCGCAGCGCCTGGGCAAGCACGACCGTGCGGCCCGGCGACCGCGTCGAGGTAGTCACCGCGGTACAGGGAGGCTGA